One stretch of Zingiber officinale cultivar Zhangliang chromosome 6B, Zo_v1.1, whole genome shotgun sequence DNA includes these proteins:
- the LOC121992115 gene encoding ATP-dependent DNA helicase 2 subunit KU80-like yields MARNKEAMIFLIDVGPSMHSVLPEVGKVCSMFIQKKLIFAKSDLVGIVLFGTKDTNNELEKEVGGYEHVFVLRDIGVVDEADLETLNLPRGTFPGDFLDAIVVGMDMLIKKFNPKEKLKKCLHLITNAQCATKEPYEGTKVDQAVTIAHQMNAQGISLNCLIFREKLWGVENQQVIDENDKLLNQFSQQAVANIVHVDSTTSLLGAIKARRINPVTIFRGDLELSSTMKIKVWVYKKTAEEKFPTLKKYSDEAPTRDKYATHEVKVDFEYKIMEDPDKIVPPEQRIKGYRYGPQVVPISASEWEAAKVKLKKSVKLLGFTKASNISRHYYMKDVNIFIPEPGNTKAIIAVSALARAMQEKNRSAILRCVWREGQGKVVVGVLTPNLSSVDKIPDSFYFNVLPFAEDVREFQFPSLSKFSSCQPDEKQQEAADDFVKMLDLTSSNRKELLQPEYTPNPVLAQFYRFLDLKSKDPGSDIPELDNSLKKIAEPDFDILSRNKSITNHFEKQFELKENSKKRKLSRHAWRGKPSVSDEKEVGKEGEVPETQSASLVKALPSTNVEKIGDLNPVQDFEAMMKRRDSSKWTSKAIKEMKSYIIYLLENSFEGHSYQKAIECLIALREGCILEQEPREFNDFLLDMCKKWSKTDLADFLSLMPSKNITLISKIEAADSDLTEAAAKNFPATFNESPD; encoded by the exons ATGGCTCGTAACAAG GAAGCGATGATTTTTCTGATTGATGTTGGTCCGTCGATGCATAGCGTCCTTCCGGAGGTTGGAAAAGTTTGTTCAATGTTCATACAGAAGAAG TTGATTTTTGCTAAAAGTGATCTGGTTGGAATAGTTCTATTTGGAACTAAAG ATACTAACAATGAGCTTGAGAAGGAAGTTGGTGGATATGAACACGTGTTTGTTTTACGTGATATTGGAGTTGTGGATGAAGCTGATCTGGAAACTTTAAATCTTCCTAGAGGGACATTCCCTGGAGACT TTTTGGATGCCATTGTGGTTGGTATGGATATGCTGATAAAGAAATTTAATCCCAaggaaaaactaaaaaaatgtcTTCATCTCATCACAAATGCACAATGTGCTACTAAGGAACCTTATGAAGGGACGAAAGTGGATCAGGCAGTAACTATTGCTCATCAGATGAATGCTCAAGGCATAAGCCTGAACTGCCTAATTTTCAGAGAAAAATTATGGGGTGTTGAAAATCAGCAGGTCATTGATGAGAATGACAAACTCCTCAATCAATTCTCACAGCAAGCAGTGGCCAATATAGTGCATGTTGATAGTACGACATCTTTGTTAGGTGCTATTAAGGCACGGAGGATAAATCCTGTCACAATATTCAGAGGAGATTTGGAACTCAGTTCGACAATGAAGATTAAG GTCTGGGTATATAAAAAGACAGCTGAGGAGAAATTTCCTACATTGAAAAAGTATTCTGATGAAGCACCTACAAGAGACAAATATGCAACACATGAGGTTAAAGTGGATTTTGAATATAAAATAATGGAGGATCCTGATAAAATTGTTCCCCCGGAGCAAAGAATTAAAGGCTATCGTTATGGCCCTCAAGTTGTTCCTATATCAGCTTCTGAATGGGAAGCAGCCAAAGTCAAACTTAAAAAGAGTGTGAAGCTTTTAGGATTTACCAAGGCTTCAAATATATCACG GCACTATTATATGAAGGATGTCAATATCTTTATTCCGGAGCCAGGGAATACAAAGGCAATTATTGCAGTTTCAGCTTTGGCTAGAGCAATGCAGGAGAAAAACAGGTCTGCAATTTTGCGTTGTGTATGGAGAGAAGGTCAAGGAAAAGTTGTTGTTGGGGTTCTAACACCCAATTTGTCATCCGTGGATAAGATA CCAGATTCATTTTACTTCAATGTGCTTCCTTTTGCTGAAGATGTTCGAGAATTTCAATTTCCTTCACTTAGCAAGTTCTCATCATGTCAACCAGATGAGAAACAACAAGAAGCAGCAGATGACTTTGTTAAGATGTTGGATCTTACATCTTCTAACAGAAAAGAATTGCTTCAGCCTGAATATACTCCAAATCCAGTTTTGGCG CAATTTTATCGCTTTCTTGATTTAAAATCAAAGGATCCGGGGTCGGACATACCTGAACTTGATAATAGTCTTAAGAAAATAGCTGAACCCGACTTTGACATTCTTTCAAGAAACAAGTCCATTACTAACCATTTTGAGAAGCAGTTTGAACTGAAGGAGAATTCAAAG AAGAGGAAGTTATCTAGACATGCGTGGAGGGGAAAACCATCTGTTTCAGATGAAAAGGAAGTTGGTAAGGAAGGTGAGGTTCCTGAGACTCAGAGTGCTAGTCTGGTAAAGGCCTTGCCTTCAACAAATGTAGAAAAGATTGGTGATTTGAACCCGGTGCAAGATTTTGAAGCTATGATGAAACGTAGAGACAGTTCAAAATGGACTAGTAAAGCAATCAAAGAGATGAAAAGTTATATTATTTACTTGTTAGAAAATTCTTTTGAAGGGCATTCCTACCAAAAGGCCATTGAATGTTTGATAGCTCTTCGTGAAGGATGTATTCTTGAACAG GAACCAAGGGAATTCAATGATTTTTTGCTTGATATGTGCAAGAAATGGAGCAAAACTGACCTGGCTGACTTTCTTTCCCTTATGCCATCAAAGAACATCACCTTGATCAGCAAAATTGAAGCCGCAGACAG TGACCTAACAGAAGCAGCAGCGAAAAACTTCCCAGCTACTTTCAATGAGTCTCCAGACTAA